One window of Macrococcus sp. 19Msa1099 genomic DNA carries:
- the thiI gene encoding tRNA uracil 4-sulfurtransferase ThiI: protein MQYDHILVRYGELTLKSGNRNTFVNQLKSNIKYALIPLTGYKVNANRDRMYVEVTEDADVEEIMKRISKVFGVHSVSPVVKVEKDIDQIKSSAVKLARDIDAPGVTFKVDAKRSDKGFPYDTFALQQELGGEILSNIEHLTVDVKKPGYKLLVEIRSDAAYLYSRVIKGAGGLPVGTGGKTLLMLSGGIDSPVAGIEVMKRGVTIEAIHFHSPPFTSEEAKQKVIDLTRIMAETTGEIKLHLVPFTDIQKMIHKKVPENLTMTSTRRMMLKIADKFARQIDAKALVNGENLGQVASQTLGSMYAINAVTNLPILRPLLTLDKDEIIIKAKEIGTFETSIQPFEDCCTIFTPKNPKTNPRLDKVESFEAGTDFDAMIEEAIANIETLTISKHTDTKQEFDELL, encoded by the coding sequence ATGCAGTATGATCATATATTAGTCAGATATGGAGAATTAACATTAAAATCGGGTAATCGTAATACATTTGTAAATCAGCTTAAATCCAATATTAAATACGCGCTAATTCCGCTAACAGGTTATAAAGTAAATGCCAATAGAGACAGAATGTACGTAGAAGTCACTGAAGATGCTGATGTAGAAGAGATTATGAAACGAATTAGCAAAGTATTCGGTGTACATTCAGTGAGTCCGGTAGTGAAAGTAGAGAAAGATATCGACCAGATAAAATCGAGTGCAGTGAAGCTTGCGCGTGATATTGACGCACCGGGTGTTACATTTAAGGTAGATGCGAAACGTTCGGATAAAGGATTCCCTTATGATACATTCGCCTTACAGCAAGAGCTCGGGGGAGAAATCTTATCGAATATCGAACATTTAACGGTAGACGTTAAAAAACCAGGTTATAAATTGCTCGTGGAAATTAGAAGTGATGCAGCATATCTATATTCTCGCGTGATTAAAGGCGCTGGAGGCCTACCGGTTGGAACGGGAGGAAAGACGCTCTTGATGCTATCAGGTGGTATTGATTCACCTGTCGCTGGAATTGAAGTGATGAAGCGCGGGGTTACGATTGAAGCGATTCATTTCCATTCACCACCCTTTACAAGTGAAGAAGCGAAACAGAAGGTCATTGATCTCACAAGGATTATGGCAGAAACTACTGGAGAGATTAAACTGCATCTTGTTCCGTTTACAGACATCCAGAAGATGATTCATAAGAAAGTGCCTGAAAACTTAACGATGACGTCGACACGTCGAATGATGCTTAAGATTGCAGATAAATTTGCTCGTCAAATTGATGCTAAAGCACTTGTCAACGGAGAAAATTTAGGACAAGTTGCGAGTCAGACACTTGGAAGCATGTATGCGATAAATGCAGTTACAAATTTACCAATATTACGTCCGTTACTAACATTGGACAAAGATGAGATTATTATTAAAGCAAAGGAAATCGGAACATTTGAAACGTCGATTCAACCGTTTGAGGACTGCTGCACAATCTTCACACCGAAAAATCCAAAGACCAATCCTAGACTTGATAAGGTTGAGAGCTTCGAAGCGGGCACTGATTTTGATGCGATGATTGAAGAGGCAATCGCGAATATTGAGACATTAACAATTTCTAAGCATACAGATACGAAACAAGAATTCGACGAGCTGTTATAG
- a CDS encoding cysteine desulfurase family protein yields MIYLDNCATTKPDPEVLKTFHTVNEKYYFNPSSPHHKGLETNKLLEQARSQIRDILKLKNQSIIFTSGATESNNLLITGMARSKKPFGQTIITSHLEHPSVLETVRALESEGFTVKYVEFKDGRLDLEHFKSLLNSDVTLVCLMHVNNVMGAILPITSIKEVLKNYPKVHFHVDCVQSFGKLELPVDAMDSFVLSGHKFNGLKGQGLLVFNQLKTITHTVFGGGQEYGFRSGTVNVANDVALSRAVRIAESERTELYSRTQHFKEQLEHAVQQLPGLYVNSLEEGVPHIVNIGFPGVKGEVIVNAFSKEDICVSTTSACSSKRAKFNEALNALHVPETVIAGSVRVSFDKYTTQSDINRFITVLQQIYREMKELIKDAV; encoded by the coding sequence ATGATCTATTTAGATAATTGTGCAACAACAAAGCCGGATCCAGAAGTGTTAAAGACATTTCATACGGTAAATGAAAAGTATTATTTTAATCCATCAAGTCCACATCATAAAGGGCTTGAAACAAATAAATTATTAGAACAGGCGAGAAGTCAGATAAGAGATATATTGAAGCTTAAGAATCAATCTATTATTTTTACGAGTGGTGCCACTGAATCGAACAACCTACTTATTACAGGTATGGCAAGAAGTAAGAAACCGTTCGGACAGACGATTATTACTTCGCATCTAGAGCATCCTTCAGTACTAGAAACAGTACGTGCGCTAGAAAGTGAGGGATTCACAGTTAAGTATGTAGAGTTTAAGGACGGGCGATTAGATTTAGAACACTTTAAATCTCTATTAAACAGTGATGTGACTTTAGTCTGTTTAATGCATGTGAATAATGTCATGGGTGCAATATTACCGATCACATCTATCAAAGAAGTATTAAAGAATTATCCGAAAGTGCATTTTCATGTTGATTGTGTACAATCTTTTGGGAAGCTCGAACTTCCAGTTGATGCGATGGATAGCTTTGTACTTAGTGGTCATAAGTTCAATGGTCTGAAAGGTCAGGGTTTACTGGTCTTCAATCAACTGAAGACCATCACACATACTGTATTTGGCGGGGGTCAGGAGTATGGATTTAGAAGCGGAACGGTGAATGTTGCGAATGATGTTGCTTTAAGTCGCGCAGTACGTATTGCCGAAAGTGAGAGGACAGAATTATACTCACGCACGCAGCATTTTAAAGAACAGCTAGAACATGCAGTGCAGCAACTTCCGGGATTATATGTGAATTCACTTGAAGAGGGTGTGCCGCATATAGTAAATATCGGTTTCCCTGGCGTAAAAGGGGAGGTCATCGTGAATGCCTTTTCGAAAGAAGATATCTGCGTTTCGACGACGAGTGCCTGTTCGTCAAAGCGAGCAAAGTTCAATGAAGCACTGAATGCGCTCCATGTACCTGAAACTGTCATAGCGGGTAGTGTCAGAGTATCATTTGATAAATATACAACACAAAGTGATATCAATCGATTCATCACAGTACTACAACAAATCTATCGTGAAATGAAGGAGTTAATCAAAGATGCAGTATGA
- a CDS encoding glycerophosphodiester phosphodiesterase, producing the protein MLDKNVVIAHRGASGYAPEHTFASYDKSHYDMHADYIELDVHMTLDGEIIVMHDESIERTALTPGIIKEMTLQEIKQLTIGKWFNEKFPELKADYYAEQIVPTLKDIFERYKDANYYIETKSPDIYPGMESILIDTLDAYGLISDTRLKNRQTVIQSFSLESLIKVNQLVPDMPLLLLAKKGVLREMPDEDLKQIHAFVYAVGPSIADLDETLISRMHDLGYLVFPYTLNKEADMERLINAGIDGAFTNFPDLLRKQFRIDNGEIFE; encoded by the coding sequence ATGCTTGATAAAAATGTCGTTATAGCGCATCGTGGAGCGAGTGGTTATGCGCCTGAACATACTTTTGCATCGTACGATAAAAGTCATTACGATATGCATGCAGACTATATTGAGCTCGATGTTCATATGACATTAGATGGAGAAATCATTGTCATGCATGATGAATCAATCGAACGCACTGCACTGACGCCAGGGATTATTAAAGAGATGACCCTTCAAGAAATTAAACAGCTGACAATTGGGAAATGGTTCAATGAAAAGTTCCCTGAATTAAAGGCAGACTATTATGCTGAACAGATTGTACCGACACTGAAAGACATATTTGAACGTTATAAAGATGCAAATTATTATATAGAAACGAAATCCCCGGACATCTATCCGGGGATGGAATCAATATTAATCGATACGCTAGATGCATACGGCCTGATCAGTGACACGCGCCTAAAGAATCGTCAGACGGTTATACAGTCATTTAGTTTAGAAAGTTTAATCAAAGTGAATCAGCTCGTTCCCGATATGCCGCTCTTACTGCTCGCTAAAAAAGGTGTGCTGCGTGAAATGCCGGATGAAGATTTAAAGCAGATTCATGCATTCGTATATGCTGTCGGACCGAGTATCGCCGATCTGGATGAAACATTAATCAGCAGAATGCATGACCTTGGATATTTAGTCTTTCCATATACGCTCAATAAAGAAGCGGATATGGAACGCTTAATCAATGCAGG